In a single window of the Drosophila subpulchrella strain 33 F10 #4 breed RU33 chromosome X, RU_Dsub_v1.1 Primary Assembly, whole genome shotgun sequence genome:
- the LOC119557645 gene encoding uncharacterized protein LOC119557645: MSLGDCVNNFIYLTGSEDYALNLAKLCERFVLKEKRVFLITSRQREMAKRFALNSQSSSKYLAILQVLDVESTPNRMLELQDQAESLRCPDLIVFDMQSLVLESILRPVMQQCSTSQMVRHIAKCSASFVNYREILASSELQKAAKPIDTIVVMSQEPYPMSPAQFKLLIGLYFHGNECHTNFAQLSSRILLSHGFD, encoded by the exons ATGAGTTTGGGCGACTGCGTGAATAACTTTATTTACCTGACGGGCAGCGAGGATTACGCGCTTAACCTGGCAAAG CTATGCGAACGCTTTGTTTTGAAGGAAAAGCGCGTTTTCCTCATCACCAGTCGCCAGCGGGAAATGGCGAAGCGTTTTGCCTTGAATTCGCAGAGCAGCAGCAAGTACTTGGCCATTTTGCAGGTGCTGGACGTCGAGAGCACCCCCAACCGAATGCTGGAGCTGCAGGACCAGGCCGAGTCCCTGCGCTGCCCCGATCTCATAGTCTTCGACATGCAGTCCCTGGTCCTGGAGTCCATTCTGCGTCCCGTGATGCAGCAGTGCTCCACGTCCCAAATGGTTCGCCACATCGCCAAATGCTCGGCCTCCTTTGTCAATTACCGCGAAATCCTGGCCAGCTCGGAGCTCCAAAAGGCGGCGAAACCCATCGACACCATTGTGGTCATGTCGCAGGAACCGTATCCCATGTCACCGGCCCAGTTCAAGCTGCTCATCGGCCTCTATTTCCATGGCAACGAGTGTCACACGAACTTTGCCCAGCTCTCTTCGAGGATTTTGCTGTCCCACGGATTCGACTAG
- the LOC119557644 gene encoding uncharacterized protein LOC119557644, translating to MERRRPRKSSRHFLRSKSNPSVGGGGGGGGGGPSSATSRVSSQQPDGNGTPTITSLLGGRLKRVSRITRAPRGMHVTENPDEGGVAVAPIRDSEQSEGSDVNPGVMVAPASASPRGSAVHGPLVGVAFGSNARNSESPRISEEVEEVFRTSSQRSVSVVGTGNLRFDSTPDARDESTMGNINFAPNSYYEENRHSSMESNESNGNRADSTPSLGACSHGWTQQQLQPASGHGGRDTLGFAIHLGTATMGHNRCSLGVNCDEECGYGTGCDAGCSDAHGIDPGSFAVPRPTDPGPTLVMSQGPGGPPVNSALRGAHGPAVGPAGGYPAGGGYKPGPPGQRGSMGSDFGTDQLNFFITFLLEVLGVLVFFAICTITFWITLGYHVVQLLVDLKNADRNVQVAVAIVFGLLLIAFAISQVTNRSGACCHSRDRARSRSKGGGICPFHRSTKTKAKAKPKSCGSRTKSCAYKPKNKKAPNDGGGSRRASTCGAKMDFHSHRKTRYTDCEGRAIFLSSRRYAIPTEMKQPPTIVLWLRDAVAQMMR from the exons ATGGAGAGGCGAAGGCCCCGAAAATCCTCGCGCCATTTCTTGCGCTCCAAATCGAATCCATCTGTTGGCGGgggaggaggaggcggaggaggTGGTCCGTCATCAGCCACCTCTAGAGTGAGTTCCCAACAGCCAGATGGCAATGGAACCCCCACCATCACATCCCTCCTCGGCGGACGTCTAAAGCGAGTTTCCCGCATCACCAGAGCTCCGCGGGGCATGCATGTGACCGAAAATCCCGATGAAGGTGGTGTGGCAGTCGCACCGATTAGAGATTCCGAGCAATCGGAGGGCTCGGATGTGAATCCCGGAGTGATGGTCGCTCCAGCGTCGGCAAGTCCCCGGGGATCGGCTGTGCACGGGCCACTGGTAGGTGTGGCGTTCGGCAGCAATGCAAGAAATTCGGAAAGTCCCCGGATATCggaggaggtggaggaggTCTTCAGAACCTCCTCCCAGCGCTCTGTATCCGTGGTGGGAACGGGCAATCTGCGCTTCGATTCCACTCCAGATGCTCGTGATGAATCCACTATGGGCAATATCAATTTCGCACCGAATTCGTACTACGAAGAGAACAGGCATAGTAGCATGGAGTCCAATGAGTCCAATGGCAACCGGGCAGACAGTACCCCGAGCCTAGGAGCCTGCAGCCATGGCTGGacgcagcagcaactgcagccCGCCTCAGGACACGGCGGCCGGGACACTTTGGGGTTTGCCATCCATCTGGGCACCGCCACTATGGGTCACAATCGATGCAGTTTGGGAGTTAATTGTGATGAGGAATGCGGCTATGGGACAGGGTGCGATGCTGGATGCAGTGACGCCCATGGCATCGATCCCGGAAGCTTCGCCGTACCAAGACCGACAGATCCCGGCCCGACGTTGGTAATGTCACAGGGACCGGGAGGTCCACCTGTAAACAGCGCCCTGCGTGGTGCTCATGGACCAGCAGTGGGTCCTGCTGGAGGATATCCCGCTGGAGGAGGCTATAAGCCGGGACCCCCTGGACAGCGGGGATCCATGGGGTCAGATTTCGGCACTGATCAGTTGAACTTCTTTATTACCTTCCTGCTGGAGGTCCTCGGCGTTCTAGT ATTCTTTGCCATCTGCACCATTACATTCTGGATCACTCTGGGCTACCATGTCGTCCAGTTGCTGGTGGACCTGAAGAACGCCGATCGCAACGTTCAAGTAGCGGTGGCCATTGTATTCGGGCTGCTGCTCATCGCGTTCGCCATTTCGCAGGTGACCAACCGCAGTGGTGCCTGCTGTCATTCACGGGATCGAGCCCGTTCCAGATCCAAGGGCGGTGGCATTTGCCCGTTCCACAGGTCCACCAAGACCAAGGCGAAGGCCAAGCCCAAGAGTTGTGGCTCAAGAACCAAAAGTTGTGCTTACAAGCCAAAGAACAAGAAGGCGCCAAACGATGGAGGTGGCAGCAGGAGGGCGAGCACTTGCGGAGCCAAAATGGATTTCCACTCGCACCGAAAGACTCGCTACACCGACTGCGAAGGACGGGCCATTTTCCTGAGCTCCAGGCGATATGCGATACCTACAGAGATGAAGCAGCCGCCCACCATTGTGCTTTGGCTGCGTGACGCGGTGGCCCAAATGATGCGATAA